A window of the Dictyostelium discoideum AX4 chromosome 4 chromosome, whole genome shotgun sequence genome harbors these coding sequences:
- the anapc1 gene encoding anaphase promoting complex subunit 1 produces MVSIINLGKVKPFGLSYIINSNNNNNNNDDDDYNNEIRESESSIPYEYYFCQNPLKSCFNEEQKILLQSENDETDEKGMILVNNSFFEEAQLFWYQNTVVWSSPFTVKKKFTLPLLLSSMIYPKINNAIWSHFPFLKDLSKQQQEQQQQQHHQQSEYTTSSINNDIDDYYKYLCVLHNQGLNIYNSIGNSYQIVLPCKVINIWSSKFGLLLERDSSLDSTLLAGRDRSEIPSIFSILNPLEELKPVLTFSKSNNNNNNNNEALQQEFFSDTNQTIVFSSTDYPILITYSNIENVHIIYQVSHVKPSSNAENDNTNNNNNNNNTNTNISNNQTINNENGTTTTIINNSSIVNTSKPIFNFNNVSVNDQSFDYSNINISSSSPPFSSRNNNNNNNISNNNNTNNNTNNNNTNNSTSMMQQSIQQQQQQQQQQENSSFKFLNEDKSYFFDDESEFIIKSEIIFEEVLKDSTRLKSNTKSKSIFITLDNNQKPLLCIEINSTLFCYNLFIDQKIKSTQSSSSNKNNNNNNDRNEGIEEKLKLEFSFSISSVQSSSPIFIESFYNNNEYTIPKGINQPFIPLPTHILVLNDHLLSVYWGPFKILDLPIDNNSNNNNNNNNNNNNNNNNNNNNNNNNNNNNNNNNKRKPLYIKDSTFNRVTIVYSDKEEIRFKITLGKSYLVSSCLGALSSFIPMNLLASIYQDFNDFHKFRINNLLNSNSNNNNNNNNSEEENDKEWISFQILLISLLEKSLLKRPTDADTNKKIKENNHIKKEENEDDWEFLLNSNYHKNYEKGLSFLSNLNISDSSKVYPSNNNNNNNNNNNNNNNNNNNNNNNNNNNNNNNNNNNNNNNNNNCNIFIESINDFNFKTSLNSFIESIDDIIIALHHQYEEFKILTFNINYIYKLSKFLIQLSLHLELFNYVDYYFRDFGDLIDFINQFKIKSKTSIDISSLKLQSLLNDDIFSIYKFVYNSFNENNSETQQQQQFNKEKFERNKLTKYHFKWIYKMKSLYSIQSKINDNNSNNKNNIKYISEKLIMKMVELDIKLEDLNSISFGLSLPLRESIKYCRSNPPIDWPLKAYSLIEREELIYKFNIDDVNNVKDGLKINSLLISGGKNKLLSNSTMNHGYNSLSTSITNTLSTASSSSNEMNSNSNITSINGQSNGLPMNSTTNQMNSHQINNNGGGGGGGDDHHHHHSNSTSFDLSKFYHGQDEFYKRITYLRFDTDQRIQEVYRLLSFSNRIQINHTQENGVSDHDYLSQLQSKLLLSVQRSISLPIACGMFTIRSIKPLPTETINIPPIILNGFVGGTKTNISLDPTMVQDNMMVWPEFHNGVAAGLKVSADQTEITNTWIIYNRPKQFNPSYSGLLMALGLQKRLSSLAFTKLFEYLASGHQLTSVGLLLGISCTKMGTMDMSIAKVLSVHIQSLHPPLSIDLDVPSYVQIAALMGIGLLYCQTSNRRMTEVLLMEIGRKPINDKPLDRDSYSLTAGMALGLVNLGKGANEGSLTDLHVEDRLRSFIGISKEDSFDHMSTFFNQSYSTPSISSNRNNNDLFNNGSNNNSSSNGGGGGGGGNNNGNNSNNGNNGSSQFKKSNTILESSKPNIDLTAPGAIIALSLIYLKTNNLKISNYLSIPDTTFGLNYIRPDLVLLRILGRNLILWDSIKPQFQWIIDSVPLVVRKNVTIDRNSEKVFQEHSNNNNNNNKSRSSSSLNDFESFILIFCNVIAGAAFSIGLKYAGSLNENAFSLLMDLIQLFRKRQVYLNKCLLKKKKIEPTFDKVMRVTTETCLNVVALSLSLVMAGSGNLETLKILRMLRSRIGNEITYGNHMAINMAIGFLFLGGGQYTLSTSNIAIASLVCSLYPRFPCSSTDNDYHLQAFRHLYFLAIDPRCLITRDVDTLAPCHVPIELTILNNDTMKLETKQLVTPCLIPELSSIRSISIKSPRYWNIFINRGFVDGGVDININNNNNNNNNNNNNNNNNNNNNNNNNNNNNNNNNNNKNILKNHPTIFLKRKIGHLPYTEDPEGFRSLSKSFPKSESISLYSSSKGFQKNKEEFLKSFISDPNLLAFAKHFCTNQSNEFEHFNTTILYECLTQDTPEVIPLLLLLNDIANNFEKYSNSNTTIVLENLRIIFKFYSKWNNGYYLNNNNNKNNNNDGWLIHSTFLDSISTKIDEHFEKHFLNEQSNKKLLSNYLLTGELPNSLSTSIKRKFASFISYYNLPNNKQFQSFKSLLNNNNNNNSNAIYQLWSSLGNQINFNSINKIIELSTLSFDEDS; encoded by the exons atggtatcaattataaatttaggAAAAGTTAAACCATTTGGTTTAtcatatattattaatagtaataataataataataataatgatgatgatgattataataatgagATTAGGGAGTCTGAATCATCAATACCAtatgaatattatttttgtcaAAATCCATTGAAATCATGCTTCAATGAAgaacaaaaaatattattacaaagtgaaaatgatgaaactgATGAAAAAGGAATGATATTGGTAAATAATTCATTCTTTGAAGAGGCTCAATTATTTTGGTATCAAAATACAGTGGTTTGGAGTTCACCATTTAcagttaaaaagaaatttactTTACCATTACTTTTATCATCAATGATTTATCCAAAGATAAATAATGCAATTTGGTCTCATTTcccatttttaaaagatttatcaaaacaacaacaggaacaacaacaacaacaacatcaccaacaatCAGAATACACTActtcatcaattaataatgatattgatgattattataaatatttatgtGTATTACATAATCAAggattaaatatttataattcgATTGGAAATAGTTATCAAATTGTATTACCATGTaaagttattaatatttggagTTCaaaatttggattattattagaaagaGATAGTAGTTTAGATTCAACATTATTAGCAGGTAGAGATAGATCTGAAATACCTTCAATATTTAGTATTTTAAATCCTTTAGAAGAATTAAAACCAgttttaacattttcaaaatcaaataataataataataataataatgaagcaTTACAACAAGAGTTCTTTTCAGATACAAATCAAACTATTGTTTTTTCAAGTACAGATTatccaattttaataacatattcaaatattgaaaatgttcATATAATTTATCAAGTATCACATGTTAAACCAAGTAGTAATgctgaaaatgataatactaataataataataataataataatacaaatacaaatataagtaataatcaaacaattaataatgaaaatggtacaacaacaacaataattaataatagttcaaTAGTTAATACTAGTAAACcaatattcaattttaataatgtttcAGTGAACGATCAAAGTTTTGATTatagtaatataaatatttcatcatcttcaccaCCATTCTCTTcaagaaataataacaataataataatattagtaataataataatacaaataataatacaaataataacaatacaaataatagtacATCAATGATGCAACAatcaattcaacaacaacaacaacaacaacaacaacaagagaattcaagttttaaatttttaaatgaagatAAAAGTTATTTCTTTGATGATGAATCAgaatttatcattaaaagtGAAATCATTTTTGAAGAAGTTTTAAAGGATAGCACCagattaaaatcaaatactaaatcaaaatcaatattcATTACATTggataataatcaaaaaccATTACTTtgtattgaaattaattcaactttattttgttataatttatttattgatcaaaaaattaaatcaacccaatcgtcatcatcaaataaaaataataataataataatgatagaaATGAAGGAATtgaagagaaattaaaactagaattttcattttcaatttcatcagtTCAATCATCATCTCCAATATTTATAGaatcattttataataataacgaaTATACAATTCCAAAGGGTATAAATCAACCATTTATACCATTACCAACTCATATATTGGTTTTAAATGATCATTTATTATCAGTTTATTGGGgaccttttaaaattttagatttaccaattgataataatagtaataataataataataataataataataataataataataataataataataataataataataataataataataataataataataataataataaaagaaaaccATTGTATATAAAAGATTCAACATTTAATAGAGTAACAATTGTATATTCAGATAAAGAAGAgattagatttaaaattacattaGGTAAATCATATTTAGTTTCATCATGTTTAGGtgcattatcatcatttataCCAATGAATTTATTAGCTTCAATTTATCaagattttaatgatttccataaatttagaatcaataatttattaaatagtaatagtaataataataataataataataatagtgaagaAGAGAATGATAAAGAATGGAtttcatttcaaattttattgatttcattattaGAGAAATCATTATTGAAGAGACCTACTGATGCTGatactaataaaaaaattaaagaaaataatcatataaaaaaggaagaaaatgaagatgattgggaatttttattaaatagtaattatcataaaaattatgaaaaaggTTTATCATtcttatcaaatttaaatatatcagATTCATCAAAAGTTTAcccatcaaataataataataataataataataataataataataataataataataataataataataataataataataataataataataataataataataataataataataataataataataataattgtaacaTATTTATAGAGTctataaatgattttaattttaaaacttcattaaattcattcattgaatcaattgatgatataATTATAGCATTACATCATCAAtatgaagaatttaaaattttaacattCAATATTaactatatttataaattatcaaaatttttaattcaattat cattacatttagaattatttaattatgttgattattattttagagATTTTGGAGATTTGATAgattttataaatcaatttaaaataaaatcaaaaacatcaattgatatatcatcattaaaattacaatcactattaaatgatgatatattttcaatttataaatttgtatataattcatttaatgaaaataatagtgaaacacagcaacaacaacaatttaataaagaaaagtttgaaagaaataaattaacaaaataTCACTTTAAATGGatatataaaatgaaatcactttattcaattcaatcaaaaattaatgataataatagtaataataaaaataatataaaatatatttcagagaaattaataatgaaaatggtagAATTAGATATAAAATTAGAAGacttaaattcaatttcatttggattatcattaccattaagagaatcaattaaatattgtaGAAGTAATCCACCGATTGATTGGCCATTAAAAGCTTATTCATTGATTGAAAGAGaggaattaatttataaatttaatattgatgatgTAAATAATGTAAAGGATGGTTTAAAGATTAATTCATTGTTAATTTCTggtggtaaaaataaattattatcaaattcaacaatgaATCATGGAtataattcattatcaaCATCTATAACTAATACTTTATCAACAGCATCATCATCTAGTAATGAAAtgaattcaaattcaaatattactTCTATTAATGGACAAAGTAATGGTTTACCAATGAATTCTACAACCAATCAAATGAATTCtcatcaaattaataataatggtggtggtggtggtggtggtgatgatcatcatcatcatcattcaAATTCGacttcatttgatttatcaaaattttatcaTGGTCAAGATGAATTCTATAAGAGGATAACTTATCTTAGATTTGATACTGATCAAAGAATTCAGGAGGTTTAtagattattatcattttcaaatagaATTCAAATTAATCATACTCAAGAGAATGGTGTTAGTGATCATGATTATCTATCACAATTACAgagtaaattattattgtcagTTCAAAGATCCATTTCTTTACCAATAGCATGTGGTATGTTTACAATTAGATCAATTAAACCATTACCAACTGAAACTATAAATATTCCACCAATAATATTGAATGGATTTGTTGGTGGTACTAAAACAAATATATCTTTGGATCCAACAATGGTACAAGATAATATGATGGTTTGGCCAGAATTTCATAATGGTGTTGCTGCTGGTTTAAAAGTATCTGCTGATCAAACTGAAATCACAAATACTTGGATCATTTATAATAGACCAAAACAATTTAATCCATCTTATTCTGGTTTATTAATGGCATTGGGTTTACAAAAACGTTTATCTTCTTTAGCATTCACTAAactatttgaatatttagcAAGTGGTCATCAATTAACTAGTGTTGGTTTGCTATTGGGTATCTCTTGTACTAAAATGGGAACAATGGATATGTCAATTGCAAAGGTACTTAGCGTACATATTCAATCATTACATCCAcctttatcaattgatttagaTGTACCAAGTTATGTTCAAATCGCTGCACTCATGGGTATTGGTTTATTGTATTGTCAAACTTCTAATAGAAGAATGACTGAAGTATTATTAATGGAAATTGGTAGAAAACCAATAAATGATAAACCATTAGATCGTGATAGTTATAGTCTAACGGCTGGTATGGCATTGGGTTTGGTTAATTTAGGAAAAGGTGCAAATGAAGGTTCCCTAACTGATCTTCATGTTGAAGATCGTTTAAGATCCTTTATTGGTATAAGTAAAGAGGATTCTTTTGATCATATGTCaacattttttaatcaatctTATTCAACTccttcaatttcatcaaatagaaataataatgatttatttaataatggtagtaataataatagtagtagtaatggtggtggtggtggtggtggtggtaataataatggtaataatagtaacaatggtaataatggttcatcacaatttaaaaaatcaaatacaaTTTTAGAAAGTTCAAAaccaaatattgatttaacaGCACCTGGTGCTATAATtgcattatcattaatttatttaaaaactaataatttaaagatatcaaattatttatcaataCCAGATACAACATTtggtttaaattatattagaccagatttagttttattaagAATTTTAGGtagaaatttaatattgtGGGATTCTATTAAACCCCAATTCCAATGGATTATTGATTCAGTACCATTAGTTGTGAGAAAGAATGTAACTATAGATAGAAACTCTGAAAAGGTATTCCAAGAACattccaataataataataataataataaatcaagaAGTTCCtcatcattaaatgattttgaatcatttatattaatattttgtaaTGTAATTGCTGGTGCCGctttttcaattggtttaaaGTATGCAGgatcattaaatgaaaatgctTTCTCTCTATTGATGGATTTAATTCAACTATTTAGAAAGAGACAagtttatttgaataaatgtttactaaagaaaaagaaaatcgaACCTACCTTTGATAAAGTTATGAGAGTGACCACCGAAACATGTTTAAATGTGGTtgcattatcattatctttgGTTATGGCTGGTTCTGGAAATTTAGAAACTTTGAAAATACTTAGAATGTTAAGATCTCGTATTGGAAATGAAATCACCTATGGAAATCATATGGCAATTAATATGGCTATCGGTTTCTTATTTTTAGGTGGTGGTCAATATACATTATCAACTTCAAATATTGCCATAGCAAGTTTGGTTTGTTCATTGTATCCTCGTTTCCCATGTTCAAGTACCGATAATGATTATCATTTACAAGCATTTAGACATTTATATTTCCTTGCAATTGATCCAAGATGTTTAATAACAAGAGATGTTGATACATTAGCACCATGTCATGTACCAATTGaattaacaattttaaataatgatacaaTGAAATTAGAAACTAAACAACTTGTTACACCTTGTTTAATACCAGAATTATCTTCAATTcgttcaatttcaattaaatctcCAAGATATtggaatatttttataaatagagGTTTTGTTGATGGTGGCGTTgatatcaatatcaataataataataataataataataataataataataataataataataataataataataataataataataataataataataataataataataataataataaaaatatattaaaaaatcatccaactatatttttaaaaagaaaaattggTCATTTACCTTATACAGAAGATCCTGAAGGTTTTAGAAGTTTATCAAAGAGTTTCCCAAAGAGTGAATCGATTTCATTGTATTCATCATCTAAAGGTTTTCAAAAGAATAAAGaggaatttttaaaatcctTTATATCCGATCCAAATTTATTGGCATTTGCAAAACATTTTTGTACTAATCaatcaaatgaatttgaacATTTCAATACAACCATACTGTATGAATGTTTAACTCAAGATACTCCAGAAGTAATTCCATTActtcttttattaaatgatattgcaaataattttgaaaaatattcaaattcaaatacaacaatagttttagaaaatttaagaattatttttaaattttattcaaaatgGAATAatggttattatttaaataataataataataaaaataataataatgatggatGGTTAATTCATTCAACATTTcttgattcaatttcaactAAAATTGATGAACACTttgaaaaacattttttaaatgaacaatcaaataagaaactattatcaaattatttattaactgGTGAATTACCAAATTCTTTATCAACTTCAATTAAACGAAAATTTGCAAGTTTCATTTcttattataatttaccaaataaCAAACAATTccaatcatttaaatcacttttaaataataataacaataacaatagtaatgcGATTTATCAACTTTGGTCATCATTAggtaatcaaattaatttcaattctattaacaaaattattgaattatcaacTTTATCTTTTGATGAAGATagttaa
- the splB gene encoding protein kinase, TKL group, with amino-acid sequence MGITSSKPVSGSNTTTNSPTNQKAISEKKQKPKRTNKRNLSTDSKSSTCSSPTNNYLADELVVDLNSMEIEGADSIQYSGHSHSSSMTNSMTNSMRNSANEKQLQQKQQQPQQQPQQQQPQPHQSHDDLNSSALDQDDGEFNNNFENESEVESISSSSINNNNTNNNSNNNNNNNNNNNNNNNNNNNIPSISNISNNNINNNINNNNNNNSCKQKNSKNKKNKNKNNNNKNSSSSNERPYSISYDNEGSTTKSNSTLSLYSNISNLHSITSHSIQDASIVCENCNHHMTKPIHLLSLSLEPTSAASLDIHRNGNFSITLASNSRSSSPATILQQNNKHFLINSNINIINTSLNNNNKNKDEDNVNNNNGNNSNNNNNINNNNDEDNDEDNDENNNNNNNNNNNNNNNNNNNNNNTSNNDIPDLSWTNYNSDSFNNNNNNNNIFNTFLSISSPISDQQNTSPQIQEIISPLPSPPTVQQSDVIQQTTTTSPSPLPSPQKQKQQQQRPLQKSSPPPTTITTSTTTTTQFNNNNLASSLGSTSDLFNKSLISSFLNGQGISSINNSNPFENSYKNQINSSTNSGTNTFSNTNTNINTTNSSNTNVGYDQYSFNYSNGSNSNINNSNNGLKSFLSNSNSSFSALKNCSYDAKDMSSFTITLSNSELNTMIAESLNRSSASNSIVKSSNTVHTTSGGNNSLCSDGYNQNIISATTNTNTTTTNSSSTTTTTTATTTTASTTNNNINNNNNNSTSTTNSTKDITFLVCDNPDSTKEKSNVSNTSSIISASNLNRHITPNSHMRPRGRSISESLIMSPINKESLNDIQRAIESEKIKKTKFEELKSILGEREYIIDINDIQFIQKVGEGAFSEVWEGWWKGIHVAIKKLKIIGDEEQFKERFIREVQNLKKGNHQNIVMFIGACYKPACIITEYMAGGSLYNILHNPNSSTPKVKYSFPLVLKMATDMALGLLHLHSITIVHRDLTSQNILLDELGNIKISDFGLSREKSREGSMTMTNGGICNPRWRPPELTKNLGHYSEKVDVYCFSLVVWEILTGEIPFSDLDGSQASAQVAYAGLRPPIPEYCDPELKLLLTQCWEADPNDRPPFTYIVNKLKEISWNNPIGFVSDQFYQYSEPSTPRLALSNQSSNSSSISLSPTKL; translated from the coding sequence ATGGGTATCACATCAAGTAAACCCGTTAGTGGTAGTAATACTACAACCAATAGTCCAACAAACCAAAAGGCTATTTcagaaaagaaacaaaagcCCAAGAGAACCAATAAACGAAATCTATCGACAGACTCAAAATCTTCAACATGTTCTTCACCAACCAATAACTATTTAGCAGATGAATTAGTTGTAGACTTAAATTCTATGGAGATTGAAGGAGCAGACTCTATACAATACAGCGGACATAGTCATAGTAGTAGTATGACTAATAGTATGACTAATAGTATGAGAAATAGTGcaaatgaaaaacaattacaacaaaaacaacaacaaccacaacaacaaccacaacaacaacaaccacaaccacaccAATCAcatgatgatttaaatagtaGCGCACTAGACCAAGATGACGgcgaatttaataataattttgaaaatgaaagtgAAGTTGAAAGTATTTCATCCTCttccattaataataataatactaataataatagtaataataataataataataataataataataataataataataataataataataatattcctagtattagtaatattagtaataataatataaataataatataaataacaataataataataatagttgtaaacaaaaaaatagtaaaaataaaaaaaataaaaataaaaataataataataagaatagttcatcatcaaatgaaaGACCATATTCTATTTCATATGATAATGAAGGATCAACAACCAAATCAAACTCAACCTTATCATTATATAGTAACATTAGTAATTTACATAGCATAACCAGCCATTCGATTCAAGATGCCTCAATCGTTTGTGAGAATTGTAATCACCATATGACAAAACCTATTCatctattatcattatcattagaGCCAACTAGTGCCGCCTCTTTAGATATTCATAGAAATGGTAACTTTAGTATAACTTTGGCTTCAAATTCCAGATCCTCTTCACCCGCTACAATTTTACAACAGAATAATAAAcactttttaataaatagtaatataaatattataaacacttcattaaataataataataaaaataaggaTGAAGACAAtgtgaataataataatggtaataatagtaacaataataataatattaataataataatgatgaagataatgatgaagataatgatgaaaacaataataataataataataataataataataataataataataataataataataataataatacaagtaataatgatattccGGATCTATCATGGACAAATTATAATAGCGATAgttttaataacaataacaataataataatatttttaatacatttttatcaatttcatcaccaATATCGGATCAACAAAATACATCACCACAAATACAAGAAATTATTTCACCtttaccatcaccaccaacaGTACAACAATCTGATGTTATTCAAcaaacaactacaacatcaccatcaccactaCCATCaccacaaaaacaaaaacaacaacaacaaagaccATTACAaaaatcatcaccaccacctaCTACTataacaacatcaacaacaacaacaacacaatttaataataataatttagcaTCATCATTAGGAAGTACCTCTGacttatttaataaatcattaattagttcatttttaaatggtCAAGGTATtagtagtattaataatagtaatccatttgaaaatagttataaaaatcaaattaattcaagTACCAATAGTGGAACCAATACATTTTccaatacaaatacaaatataaataccACCAATAGTTCAAATACAAATGTAGGATATGATCAATATAGTTTTAATTATAGTaatggtagtaatagtaatattaataactcTAATAATGGATTGAAAAGCTttttatccaattcaaattCCTCCTTTTCTGCCCTTAAGAATTGTTCATATGATGCAAAGGATATGTCATCATTTACAATCACCCTTTCAAATTCAGAGTTAAATACAATGATTGCAGAATCTTTAAATAGATCTTCCGCTAGTAATTCAATAGTTAAATCTTCAAATACTGTACACACTACTAGTGGTggaaataatagtttatgTAGTGATGgttataatcaaaatataattagTGCCACTACAAATACtaataccaccactactaattcttcttcaacaacaactacaacaacagcaacaacaactactgcTTCtactaccaataataatattaataataataataataattctacaAGTACAACAAACTCTACTAAAGATATCACATTTTTAGTTTGTGATAATCCTGATTCAACTAAAGAAAAGAGTAACGTTTCAAATACTTCATCAATAATTTCCgcttcaaatttaaatagacATATAACACCAAATTCTCATATGAGACCTAGAGGTAGATCAATTTCTGAATCTTTAATTATGtcaccaattaataaagaatctTTAAATGATATTCAAAGAGCAATTGaaagtgaaaaaataaagaaaactaaatttgaagaattaaaatcaatattggGCGAAAGAGAATATATAATTGATATAAATGATATTCAATTTATACAAAAAGTTGGAGAAGGTGCATTCAGTGAAGTTTGGGAAGGTTGGTGGAAAGGTATTCATGTTGCcataaaaaagttaaagatTATAGGAGATGAAGAACAATTCAAAGAGAGATTCATTAGAGAGgttcaaaatttgaaaaaaggAAATCATCAAAACATTGTCATGTTTATTGGTGCATGTTATAAACCAGCATGTATCATAACAGAGTATATGGCAGGTGGTAGTCTTTACAATATACTTCATAATCCAAATAGTTCCACTCCAAAAGTTAAATATTCTTTCCCATTGGTTTTGAAAATGGCAACCGACATGGCATTGGGCTTATTACATCTTCATTCCATCACCATTGTGCATCGTGATTTAACCAGTCAAAACATTCTATTGGATGAATTGGGTAATATAAAGATCTCTGATTTTGGTTTATCTCGTGAAAAGAGTAGAGAAGGTTCAATGACAATGACAAATGGTGGCATTTGCAATCCAAGATGGAGACCACCCGAATTGACAAAGAATTTAGGTCACTACTCGGAAAAGGTTGATGTCTATTGTTTCTCTCTAGTAGTTTGGGAAATTTTAACTGGCGAAATTCCTTTCTCTGATTTAGATGGATCTCAAGCATCCGCTCAAGTAGCTTATGCTGGTTTAAGACCACCAATACCAGAGTATTGCGATcctgaattaaaattactcTTAACTCAATGTTGGGAGGCTGATCCAAATGATAGACCTCCCTTTACCTATATagtaaacaaattaaaagaaatctCTTGGAATAATCCAATTGGTTTCGTCTCTGATCAATTCTATCAATATAGCGAACCTTCAACTCCAAGATTAGCATTATCAAATCAATCTTCAAATTCAAGTAGTATTTCTTTATCACCAactaaattataa
- the snrpD2 gene encoding LSM domain-containing protein (Similar to like-Sm), which yields MSRMNDETMEDKPDDSNGPLSILMDSVNNNTQVLINVRNNKKLLGRVRAFDRHCNMVLENVKEIWTEVPKTAKGKKKAKPINKDRFISKMFLRGDSVILVLKNPLGAPPQAN from the exons ATGAGCAGAATGAATGATGAAACAATGGAG gATAAACCCGATGATTCAAATGGTCCACTCTCAATTTTAATGGAtagtgtaaataataatactcaAGTTCTTATAAAtgttagaaataataaaaaacttttagGTAGAGTTAGAGCATTTGATCGTCATTGTAATATGGTTTTAGAAAAT gTAAAAGAAATTTGGACAGAAGTACCAAAAACAGCAAAAGGTAAAAAGAAAGCAAAACCAATTAACAAAGATCGTTTCATCAGTAAAATGTTTTTAAGAGGAGATTCagtaattttagttttaaagaACCCTTTAGGTGCACCACCACAagcaaattaa